One genomic region from Candidatus Thermoplasmatota archaeon encodes:
- a CDS encoding tryptophan--tRNA ligase: MRIDPWASRQYADYARLRDEFGIEPFDAGPRIAARGVRSPLLSRGVVFGHRGFDRIERAIERGQPWALLTGLMPSGNFHLGHKMVMDQVRAYQELGADVTLAVADIEAYATRGMSLERAREIAIDQYVRNYLALGLDPERAQVYFQSRRAAVKDLAWKVGRKVNWTTMQAIYGFEGETNMGHALAPLVQVGDILHVQLPRYGGPRPVLVPVGVDQDPHLRLTRDLADATRVYSVKLVKEGGLGVFVGPDDDVPGRLKAARQALSKAGFADSKENVAYKALYLPHAAPDDVTDVDLVLAKLESAAGAFGFLAPSATYHRFMTGLTGDKMSSSRPETSVFLTDDEATARKKVMGAKTGGRATAEEQRRLGAEWDKCVVAEMYTYHLAPDEADLAEKHEKCVTGARLCGPCKGIAADRVVAFLKEHKERRDAIDDKTLASVVRED, from the coding sequence ATGCGAATCGACCCGTGGGCAAGCCGCCAGTACGCGGACTACGCGCGGCTCCGCGACGAGTTTGGCATCGAGCCTTTCGACGCGGGTCCGCGCATCGCGGCCCGCGGCGTCCGCTCGCCGCTGCTTTCGCGAGGGGTCGTCTTCGGCCACCGGGGCTTCGACCGCATCGAGCGCGCCATCGAGCGCGGGCAGCCGTGGGCGCTTCTCACGGGCCTCATGCCAAGCGGCAACTTCCACCTCGGCCACAAGATGGTCATGGACCAGGTGCGGGCATACCAGGAGCTTGGCGCCGACGTGACGCTTGCCGTCGCCGACATCGAGGCGTACGCTACGCGCGGGATGAGCCTCGAGCGGGCGCGCGAGATCGCCATCGACCAATACGTCCGCAACTACCTTGCCCTCGGGCTCGACCCCGAGCGGGCCCAAGTGTACTTCCAGTCCCGCCGCGCGGCCGTGAAGGATCTCGCCTGGAAGGTGGGCCGCAAGGTCAACTGGACGACCATGCAGGCCATCTACGGGTTCGAGGGCGAGACGAACATGGGGCACGCGCTTGCGCCCCTTGTCCAGGTGGGCGACATCCTGCACGTACAGCTGCCGCGGTACGGGGGTCCTCGCCCCGTCCTCGTGCCCGTCGGCGTGGACCAGGATCCGCACCTTCGCCTCACGCGCGACCTCGCCGACGCCACGCGCGTGTACTCGGTGAAGCTCGTGAAGGAGGGCGGCCTTGGCGTCTTCGTGGGTCCCGACGACGACGTGCCCGGGCGCCTGAAGGCCGCGCGCCAGGCCCTGTCGAAGGCGGGCTTTGCCGACTCGAAGGAGAACGTCGCCTACAAGGCGCTGTACCTTCCGCACGCGGCGCCGGACGACGTGACGGACGTGGACCTCGTGCTCGCCAAGCTCGAATCGGCCGCCGGGGCGTTTGGCTTCCTCGCGCCGTCGGCGACCTACCATCGTTTCATGACGGGTCTCACGGGCGACAAGATGTCGTCCAGCCGCCCGGAGACGAGCGTTTTCCTCACCGACGACGAGGCGACGGCGCGGAAGAAGGTCATGGGCGCCAAGACCGGCGGGCGGGCCACGGCGGAGGAGCAGAGGCGCCTTGGCGCCGAATGGGACAAGTGCGTGGTCGCCGAGATGTACACCTACCACCTCGCGCCCGACGAGGCCGATCTTGCCGAGAAGCACGAGAAATGCGTCACGGGCGCGCGCCTGTGCGGCCCCTGCAAGGGCATCGCCGCCGACCGCGTGGTGGCCTTCCTCAAGGAGCACAAGGAGCGCCGCGACGCCATCGACGACAAGACGCTTGCCTCCGTCGTGCGGGAGGACTGA